In a single window of the Pseudoxanthomonas sp. F37 genome:
- a CDS encoding ABC transporter ATP-binding protein has product MIELQGVQRHYAMSGQTVRALAGVDLHIGQGEFVAITGASGSGKSSLLNILGCLDRPSTGTYLFEGRDVATFDDEAGSDLRNRRIGFVFQSFHLLPRLTVLENVMLPLRFHREPPPGTHERALALLDRVGLAERRDHRPSELSGGQMQRAAIARALLLQPALLLADEPTGNLDSKSAADVLALIDEVHADGQTVVLVTHDNDIAGRAPRQVKLRDGKVESDALQ; this is encoded by the coding sequence ATGATCGAATTGCAAGGTGTGCAGCGCCACTACGCCATGAGCGGACAGACGGTGCGGGCCTTGGCCGGGGTGGACCTGCACATCGGGCAGGGCGAGTTCGTCGCTATCACCGGCGCGTCGGGCTCTGGCAAGTCCAGCCTGCTGAACATCCTCGGCTGCCTGGACCGTCCCAGCACTGGCACCTACCTGTTCGAAGGTCGTGACGTGGCCACGTTCGACGACGAGGCCGGCAGCGACCTGCGCAACCGGCGCATCGGCTTCGTGTTCCAGAGCTTCCACCTGCTGCCGCGCCTGACCGTGCTGGAAAACGTCATGCTGCCGCTGCGCTTCCATCGCGAGCCGCCGCCGGGTACCCATGAACGCGCGCTGGCCCTGCTGGATCGCGTGGGCCTGGCCGAGCGCCGCGACCACCGCCCCAGCGAACTGTCCGGCGGGCAGATGCAGCGCGCGGCCATCGCCCGCGCCCTGTTGCTGCAGCCGGCCCTGCTGCTGGCCGACGAGCCCACCGGCAACCTGGACTCGAAGAGCGCCGCCGACGTGCTGGCGCTGATCGACGAAGTGCATGCCGACGGCCAGACCGTGGTGCTGGTGACCCACGACAACGACATCGCCGGTCGCGCGCCGCGCCAGGTGAAGCTGCGCGACGGCAAGGTGGAATCCGATGCGCTCCAGTAA
- a CDS encoding HlyD family efflux transporter periplasmic adaptor subunit, with product MRSSKALWAALALTAATPTHAVVLTGEVRAIDAQQILTPQSNSAPVVIRYYVPEGERVKKGEVVLRIDPGQSASRIPDLEAQIEQGRAKDAKDVAELQVKAVQAEMALVEAEAELAAARLDATIPRDLISGLDYDRHQGELDRTTREVALKRKDLAAANAAVQRRIQDGRLQIEKLVLQRDYHAALVRTSEVVADRDGVVVHGFNNNWIGGRIDEGSSTMPGSRAGEVVSSGRMNVRAWALEPDRRGLAVGQPVTLAFDAVPGRKVTGRIAFISGAPDRRPEWGEGRYFTLDITLDAHTLALMPGMSVRVTATPAQAPAGQGKAP from the coding sequence ATGCGCTCCAGTAAGGCCCTGTGGGCCGCGCTGGCGCTGACCGCCGCCACGCCCACGCATGCCGTGGTGCTGACCGGCGAAGTGCGCGCGATCGACGCGCAGCAGATCCTCACCCCGCAGTCGAACAGCGCGCCGGTGGTGATCCGCTACTACGTGCCCGAGGGCGAGCGGGTGAAGAAGGGCGAGGTGGTGCTGCGCATCGACCCCGGCCAGTCGGCCAGTCGCATTCCCGACCTGGAAGCGCAGATCGAACAGGGCCGCGCCAAGGACGCCAAGGACGTGGCCGAGCTGCAGGTCAAGGCGGTGCAGGCCGAAATGGCACTGGTGGAGGCCGAGGCCGAACTGGCCGCCGCCAGGCTGGACGCCACCATTCCGCGCGACCTGATCTCGGGCCTGGACTACGACCGCCACCAGGGCGAACTGGACCGCACCACCCGCGAGGTCGCGCTGAAGCGCAAGGACCTGGCCGCCGCCAACGCCGCCGTGCAGCGGCGCATCCAGGACGGGCGCCTGCAGATCGAAAAACTGGTGCTGCAGCGCGATTACCACGCCGCGCTGGTGCGCACCTCGGAAGTGGTGGCCGACCGCGATGGTGTGGTGGTGCATGGCTTCAACAACAACTGGATCGGCGGGCGCATCGACGAGGGCTCCTCGACCATGCCCGGCAGCAGGGCCGGCGAAGTGGTCAGCAGCGGCCGCATGAACGTGCGTGCCTGGGCGCTGGAGCCCGACCGCCGCGGCCTGGCGGTCGGCCAGCCGGTGACGCTGGCGTTCGATGCCGTGCCGGGACGCAAGGTGACCGGCCGCATCGCCTTCATTTCCGGCGCGCCCGACCGCCGCCCGGAATGGGGCGAGGGCCGCTACTTCACCCTCGACATCACCCTCGACGCGCACACGCTGGCACTGATGCCCGGCATGAGCGTGCGCGTGACCGCGACGCCGGCGCAAGCGCCGGCCGGCCAGGGGAAGGCGCCATGA
- a CDS encoding AAA family ATPase codes for MNELQDLTALIRANTPLIVVETQDEARVVDLFRQALGQVWRALFRWSITEGLRRLDMDREDDAVGPPDASAALQAIKQADQRGIYLLLDFHPYLGYASSQRQLRDILQRRHSLPHVVVLVGAKIELPAELDALAVRFSPRLPDGNALLKMVREEAEHYAREHGGRRVEVDGEAVKQIVRNLQGLSLVDARRIARQLIFADGALTASDLPALNRLKFELLNRSGHLHYEYDTARFADVAGASRLKRWIEQRRAVFVSGNPPPGLDLPKGVLLLGVQGCGKSMLAKATAAGFGVPLLRLDFGTLYDKYHGETEKNLRAALVSAEQLAPCVLWIDEIEKGLASGGDEDGGVSRRVLGYLLTWMAERKAGAGSGQVFLVATANQVQDLPPELLRKGRFDEIFFVDLPSPDARVEVLRVHLVRRQLDPEGFNLPALAAAANGFSGAELEQAIVSALYAAHAEQKPLDTELVMHEIRSTRPLSVLMGEQVQALRDWARERTVPAD; via the coding sequence ATGAACGAGCTGCAGGACCTCACCGCGCTGATCCGCGCCAACACCCCGCTGATCGTCGTCGAGACCCAGGACGAGGCCCGGGTGGTCGATCTGTTCCGGCAGGCGCTGGGCCAGGTATGGCGGGCGCTGTTCCGCTGGAGCATCACCGAGGGCCTGCGCCGGCTGGACATGGACCGCGAGGACGACGCCGTCGGCCCGCCCGACGCCAGCGCCGCCCTGCAGGCCATCAAGCAGGCCGACCAGCGCGGCATCTACCTGCTGCTGGATTTCCACCCCTACCTGGGCTACGCCAGCAGCCAGCGCCAGCTGCGCGACATCCTGCAGCGCCGCCACAGCCTGCCGCATGTGGTGGTGCTGGTGGGCGCGAAGATCGAGCTGCCGGCCGAACTGGACGCGCTGGCCGTGCGTTTCAGCCCGCGCCTGCCCGACGGCAACGCCCTGCTGAAGATGGTCCGCGAGGAAGCCGAACACTACGCCCGCGAGCACGGTGGCCGGCGCGTCGAGGTCGACGGCGAGGCGGTGAAGCAGATCGTGCGCAACCTGCAGGGCCTGAGCCTGGTGGACGCGCGCCGCATCGCGCGGCAGCTGATCTTCGCCGACGGCGCCCTGACCGCCAGCGACCTTCCGGCACTGAACAGACTGAAGTTCGAGCTGCTCAACCGCAGCGGCCACCTGCATTACGAGTACGACACGGCCAGATTCGCCGACGTGGCCGGTGCGTCGCGGCTGAAGCGCTGGATCGAACAGCGGCGCGCCGTGTTCGTGTCCGGCAACCCGCCGCCGGGGCTGGACCTGCCCAAGGGCGTGCTGCTGCTGGGCGTGCAGGGCTGCGGCAAGTCGATGCTGGCCAAGGCCACGGCCGCCGGCTTCGGCGTGCCGCTGCTGCGGCTGGATTTCGGCACGCTGTACGACAAGTACCACGGCGAGACCGAGAAGAACCTGCGCGCCGCGCTGGTCTCGGCCGAGCAGCTGGCGCCCTGCGTGCTGTGGATCGACGAGATCGAAAAGGGCCTGGCCAGCGGTGGCGACGAGGATGGCGGCGTGTCGCGCCGCGTGCTCGGCTACCTGCTGACGTGGATGGCCGAGCGCAAGGCCGGCGCGGGCAGCGGGCAAGTCTTCCTGGTGGCCACCGCCAACCAGGTGCAGGACCTGCCACCGGAACTGCTGCGCAAGGGCCGCTTCGACGAGATCTTCTTCGTCGACCTGCCGTCGCCCGACGCGCGGGTGGAGGTGTTGCGCGTGCACCTGGTCCGCCGCCAGCTGGACCCGGAGGGCTTCAACCTGCCCGCACTCGCCGCCGCGGCCAACGGTTTTTCCGGGGCCGAGCTGGAACAGGCCATCGTCTCGGCGCTGTACGCCGCCCACGCGGAACAGAAGCCGCTGGACACCGAGCTGGTCATGCACGAGATCCGCAGCACCCGGCCGCTGTCGGTGCTGATGGGCGAGCAGGTGCAGGCGCTGCGCGACTGGGCGCGGGAGCGGACGGTACCGGCGGATTGA